One region of Pseudoalteromonas galatheae genomic DNA includes:
- a CDS encoding polysaccharide pyruvyl transferase family protein, translating to MKKIVLLGAFDRYNYGDNLMPILFERFIKKYRPEVLEEFQLEYAAVSKADLTNYKCLPSESINNYTTLLNDGSAVIVIGGEVLCATNATLYLHMQKSALFNKFLTLVKKATRRYFSLYSDWFYSAKWEYPFIVDPASFDASVKVIYNTVGGGIQWLRPKDKKTVVDRLNKASYVSVRDTRTQAQVQELTSETGLAPDSAFLMSDLVDDDTFAEHVSEKVRLACSEDYIVFQAAPTKVGNSIESVVENLKSIAQKNSKKIILLPIGYASGHDDNEYLVKLSAILDYQHELLYPLNVWEIMYVIKQSSLFIGTSLHGVITAMAYAKPHVGLNPQIPKLDSFLKDWSLAPFNKCLDMRNAAKILDHVDNECLEKLKENRDRINQAIIENNNKILDIIKEK from the coding sequence GTGAAAAAAATAGTTTTACTTGGGGCATTTGATCGTTACAACTACGGCGATAACCTTATGCCGATTCTCTTTGAAAGATTCATAAAAAAATATAGACCAGAGGTGCTTGAGGAGTTCCAGCTTGAATATGCAGCAGTTAGCAAAGCTGATTTAACCAACTACAAATGCTTACCTAGCGAATCAATTAATAACTATACGACGCTTCTCAACGATGGATCTGCGGTAATCGTAATAGGTGGTGAAGTGCTTTGCGCAACGAATGCAACTTTGTATCTTCACATGCAAAAAAGCGCACTCTTTAATAAGTTTCTAACGCTCGTAAAAAAGGCGACCAGAAGATACTTTTCACTCTATTCTGATTGGTTTTATTCAGCTAAATGGGAATATCCATTTATCGTCGATCCTGCAAGCTTTGACGCTTCTGTAAAGGTTATTTATAACACTGTTGGTGGTGGTATTCAGTGGTTGAGACCAAAAGATAAAAAAACGGTGGTCGATCGTCTCAATAAAGCATCTTATGTATCGGTACGAGATACCCGGACACAAGCTCAGGTACAGGAACTAACTTCTGAGACAGGATTGGCGCCAGACTCAGCATTTTTAATGTCAGATTTAGTTGACGATGATACCTTTGCCGAGCACGTATCAGAAAAAGTAAGGCTAGCATGTAGTGAAGACTATATTGTATTTCAAGCCGCACCTACAAAAGTTGGAAACTCGATAGAAAGTGTAGTTGAGAATCTCAAGAGCATAGCGCAAAAAAATAGTAAAAAAATTATCTTATTACCAATTGGTTATGCTTCGGGTCATGACGACAATGAGTATTTAGTAAAACTCAGTGCAATTTTGGACTATCAACACGAATTACTTTACCCACTGAATGTATGGGAAATTATGTATGTGATTAAACAGTCCTCGCTCTTCATCGGGACAAGCTTACACGGAGTGATTACTGCAATGGCTTATGCAAAGCCTCATGTCGGTTTAAATCCACAAATCCCTAAATTAGATAGTTTCCTTAAAGATTGGAGCCTAGCTCCATTCAATAAGTGCTTAGACATGAGGAATGCTGCAAAGATTCTTGACCATGTCGATAACGAATGTTTAGAGAAGTTAAAAGAAAATAGGGACAGAATTAATCAAGCTATTATTGAAAATAACAATAAAATCTTAGATATCATCAAGGAAAAGTGA
- a CDS encoding glycosyltransferase family 2 protein gives MSLEFDTAILVLLYNKEISESDTLNSLLRSKIKYKNARLVIWNNGPKALKFKDVSQFQQVGYEVVIEETIENHSLAAIYNRFIRETTSEKYIFLDDDSQLNEGYIDASAQAVSDRIAMPLIKSSGQVVNPVINGRPANPSAQIGQQDKVITIGSGLIVGKDIANKLEALFGSVFDERFYLYGVDTTFCFRVFLAKLSEAIVIIPGFEHSLSRHQKESAEVIAFRRLERSYDLGLTLRYYTPLVKQLIILTKVCSDTLAKRLFHGQPTFDLAPLFKALFSGKHYRKR, from the coding sequence GTGAGTCTAGAATTTGATACTGCCATTTTGGTCTTGTTATATAACAAAGAGATAAGCGAAAGTGACACATTAAACTCACTGCTACGATCTAAGATTAAATATAAAAATGCTAGACTAGTTATTTGGAATAATGGGCCTAAGGCATTGAAATTTAAAGATGTGTCTCAATTTCAACAGGTTGGTTATGAAGTTGTAATTGAAGAAACTATTGAAAATCACTCATTGGCTGCGATTTACAATCGGTTTATTCGCGAAACAACGAGTGAAAAATATATTTTTTTAGATGATGATTCGCAGCTTAATGAAGGTTACATTGACGCTTCAGCGCAAGCAGTCTCTGATCGGATAGCCATGCCATTGATTAAATCATCGGGGCAGGTTGTTAACCCTGTTATTAATGGTCGGCCGGCAAATCCAAGTGCTCAAATAGGGCAACAAGACAAAGTGATTACAATTGGAAGTGGTCTTATTGTTGGAAAAGACATTGCAAATAAGTTAGAAGCTTTATTTGGAAGTGTGTTTGATGAGCGCTTTTATTTATATGGGGTAGATACAACATTCTGTTTTCGGGTATTCTTAGCGAAACTCTCTGAAGCAATTGTGATAATCCCTGGATTTGAACATTCATTGTCACGACATCAAAAAGAAAGTGCTGAGGTCATTGCTTTTAGAAGACTTGAGCGAAGTTATGATTTGGGTCTTACACTGCGTTACTACACACCATTAGTTAAGCAATTGATAATACTTACCAAAGTATGCAGCGATACTTTGGCTAAACGTTTGTTTCATGGTCAGCCAACCTTTGATTTAGCTCCTTTATTTAAAGCGCTTTTCTCAGGAAAACATTATCGTAAGCGATAA